TCAGAGACTTTAAGTACAATAATGGCAAATAGACATTTTGATTAGGAGTGCCACCACAGATCTTAACGTCTCTTACATAAGAACTTTGGTCGGGTatttgtgaataattaatttaatttaaatggatatattataacttcACGAACGCAACTAACTTAAATCAAATGATTTTCGCTAGTTAAAATGGATATACTTACGTTACCTCTAACGGAATttatgaatgaatttttttacaattttttttggaaaaagtAAACTATTTCTaacttcaatttaataattacaaaatacctactagtaactttatttacatttaaaatgatgatcatatttaattaaaattgttgttttttgagaaattaaaataatttataaaatgtacagaacgcaaaaatatttcaatacaatttgaTTAGGGGTGGGTTTCCAACCCCTATAAATAGCCACTATCATGCAGAATCTGGATAATAAAATGGGCAAGCTACATCTggaccaattaaaaaataattcagtagCATCCAAGTAATACCTTGGTGAAGTAGTCGTGCTACATATAAAACCTAAGTATTGCTAGTAGGActgggatttatatgtaatataaaaacaaaaatatgtaataacaaatCTTAAATATGCggtagtaaaaaattaaaaaattttaataattggaaagtaaaacaatgataaaccgtataaattgtataatggtgttttaaatgttttaaattaaaatttaaaactatgatGGTTTGGTCTTAACgttgacttataatatatactataatatctatacctatagaGTATctgaatatagattttaatcataattgtattataattgaagtGCAAATTTAGCACACGAAAGAAAGAATTTATTACGGCACGTGTACCAAGTAAAATAAACTATGATACAATGTCATTGATCGATTTAATATGtgttttgctatttttttatagtaattgtatacataatttggTAATTGTGTTTTTACTGTATCTACTTAAGCAATTCTacgtaaaaattttattttaggacGAGGGttgccttaaaaaaataaataaatgaaaagttaaatgttataaatcaaCAGTATTATgtgaaacaataattttcatgtatacatttttccatACGATTTTTTCCAATTGGTCCAAACTTGCTTTGACATGACAAAAATAATGGCATTGGAAAGATAATAGCAGTGTAAGAGAATATCGTACACCCTTTTTGTAAGTTCGCCATTTTTCTGCCAGACCACGCGTAAATAACGTTATAACGTCaagaaaactaaaaacacaTACACAAGCTTTGCGCAAAAGCCAAAGCACCCTAGACGGGAACAGCGAggaacacaatatattataatacctaaattacagttatggtattaaaaataacatgacAAGGCGACGACAACGACAAATGTCGTGTCAAAGGTGTCACGAGTATGGCCATTGCCACGTGTTTGGTATCTCACCGACTTTGGGTCCCGCCCCGTCTTTGGGATGATTGCTCTTGATGGCGTTCATCCGCCGGTTGACGGCCGGCACGCCCGTCGTGTTGACCGGCGCTCCGGCCACGTTTGGCGGCAGACCGCCGACGCCGGCGCACGGCCCGTGACCACCGCCACCGACGCCGATACCACCCATGCCGCATCCAGGCTGGTTCATCTGTTGCTGGGGCGGCGGGCCCTGGCCAGGTAGCCGGGGCCCACGGGGCTGTTCGACGGGCAGCACCCGGCGCCGCTTCTTGGGCAGCTTGGCCCGGGCCTGTGTGTGCGAGTAGTACATGGCAAAGTTGGACACGATGACGGGAACGGGCAGGGCGATGGTGAGCACACCGGCCAGCGCGCACAGGGCACCGACGAACATGCCCACGTAAGTTTTCGGGGCCATGTCACCGTAACCGACAGTGGTCATCGTGACCAGGGCCCACCACAGGCCTAGCGGTATGCTGTTAAAGTCGTTGTGCGGGTTGGCTTGGATGCGCTCAGCGTAGTACACCAAGCTGGCGAATATCACGATTCCCAGCACCAGGAAGAACACCAGCAGCGTCAGCTCCTTGGCGGACGCCCGGAACGTCTGCATCAGTATCTTCAGCCCGGACGAGTGTCGGGTGAGCTTGAAGAGCCGCATGATCCGGATGATTGAGAAGAACTCGAGTATGTCGGCGTTTTCCAGGTGTGACGCGAATTTCTGCAGTATTAGGTCGATGTAGAACGACAGCGTGGCTATGTAGTCGATGATGTTCACTGACGCCTTGACGAACTCACACTTGTTCGGCGAGGCGATGAATCGCACTAGGATCTCGAACGTGAACCATGCGTTGCACACGCACTCTATGTAGAAGAACGCCTCGTGCGCATTCGTCTGCGTCTTGTCCAGCACCCAGGCGGTCGTGTTGTGCGAAGTGTTCACCGTGATGTTCTTGATGATCGGCACCCGCATGTTCGGGTGCGTTTTCAGGCAAAACGACAGGATCGACACGCATATGAAGAACACGGACACGATGCCGATTATCTGCAACCCAATCAAACAAGAACAAAAATTAGCGACAATTCAGCCGTCACAATAAATTAGAGGTAGCGTTTTTTTCAGATGTATTCTatcgcattataatatagtcggcAGAATGAAAAGTGACCACTGATGCGCATGCACGGTGGTCAATTTTTGTGATGGTGTCgcgcaatattaattattagatgtagatattattacctaatacaaatatattagaattatgTTGTATACGAGTTTTAGAACCACTGTTTATCGAAGAAAAATAGACTTCTACGATAACGCAAGCGGCCACATTTCAATCTCCCGGCTATATAGTGAATGGTAACTGTACATTTATTACGGAACATTTTGCAAGtcggtacctacttataaacgTTCAGATACGCaaaatataagatttgaaacttgagtaatataataattctaagtACAATCTACACTACACGAATAATCCTCACAATGGAAATTCTTTAGGAGTTAATTCACCATTTTCTAATTCAGTCTCAACTCAGCGTCGTCCTTGGACAATAGATACTGAAATTTATTGCAGCATTCACcttacaatttttgtttcaattataCCAAGAATTGTAtgtaacattaaacataatccCGAcacaaaaataatctaaaaaaccCTAATTGGCAACTAtatgttgatataataaaaataaatataaatgataatctCTAGCCaattgtttacaaatttaattttaattactgccaaaaataaacaatcagcaaatgtttaaataactaATGGTGGGATGACAATATCACAATGGAAATAGGTATAACTCAAACAGATCCACTAGACACTAACAAAAAAACTCAACGATTTCGTTGTTTTCAGTAAACTTCGAGCCCAAAccaaatagtaaaaatagtaaaataaattcttgGCACGAAATCATTTcaagtttaaacttaaaaatggaTCCACCTAGTgtctggaataaaataaaatcaataaaaggACTAAAATTCAAcaaccaaataaatatattaaacaatgaaaataacaatACCATCCCGCAACAAGAAGCAGCAAAACAATTAGGtgaatagtttgaaaaaaaacagaACAGTTTAAATTATAGCACCAAATTCAGAAATAAAAAACTCAATGCCAAAAACTTACCAATTCagttaaaaagaaaatcaaaCAATACACAACAAATTTAACTTAACGAAGAAATTCCAATCAATGAACTGTTACACACCCTATCTAAGTACAAAAGCAAGAACTCTGGTTCAGTTGGAataccgtatttttttttccatcatcTTGCATAAAATGGTAAACTTTTTGTGCCATAATTTTAATGCATATCCAACGGAGAAGATAGAAAAGAGCACAATTTACAAAGGAACCTCAATGCAAAAATCGGCCCTGATTGCGAACACGAAAACCTCATTTAATTTCTTAGGGTAACTGAACTAgcgaaatatatttaatacaaataattatgtggttttaatttcagttttaaagCACAGTttacttaatacctatttattatttaatctccCTTGTATAATcatctaaaattgaataaaaataataaaaaaaaatttatttgtaataccagcttatttaaattttttcataacgttttttaataaaaattaaaataccctttgtacgtatattaatagttttatgaatatatgataaaaatacatattattagtagAAAATATGTAGcaatttgtaaatgtatataatattattaaatagaatatctgtagtacctacataatatacctactatatacctatatatttaaaataataatagtggttTGTTGTCAAAAGTTTAATACTCAAAGTAAACATAACAAGACCTGCAGTACAGCACATCCTTTATACCTTTTGTATCATCGTCTTTGTTTTCATCTTTTAATTGAACGTCCCTCACGTGAGTATACCCTTATAATAGTTACGGTTCTCTTCACTATAGCTGTATTATTTCTATATGCATTCAGCTATAATGGCTTTCTCTTTTAGATAAATACATATCCCCACATCTCgataagtacaatattaaatattaattaatatatatattttgtaatattgtatgtaataaacTAATCACTATGCAGTAGTATTGGAGCGAATGCAACTTATGTTCTCAAAATGGCAGAAAAAGTAACACCCATGTTGGCTGCCCATGTTGACTGACAGATGTATTATAACAAGAATAACAAAAATCAAcccaatcaataaaatataaacgcaAAAAACACCACCgaatttacatacctattttcCTACACCATACATTTAagcaaaaaattgtacttaaactgtaaatatttcaatCATGTTTATCTTAACCAATTTTTATCTCTGTGTTTCAAATGTAGGCTAACAACCCATTATGTTGAAGCCTTtacttaaaaaagaaaaactaataactaatagataGATAATACACTAGTACgcaattatgtaatttattttatattgtcaaaaCTTTGATGctaaattatctatgtatatatacatttttttgcaacCATGGTTcggtttgtaaattaaat
This is a stretch of genomic DNA from Acyrthosiphon pisum isolate AL4f chromosome A3, pea_aphid_22Mar2018_4r6ur, whole genome shotgun sequence. It encodes these proteins:
- the LOC100568906 gene encoding potassium voltage-gated channel protein Shaw isoform X1, which codes for MVGGHQPQSTGGANCTGTMMNILNIDAENRVVLNVGGIRHETYKATLKKIPATRLSRLTEALANYDPVLNEYFFDRHPGVFAQVLNYYRTGKLHYPTDVCGPLFEEELEFWGLDANQVEPCCWMTYTQHRDTQETLAVLDRLDLDTEKPSDEEMARKFGFEEAFFQGRLTWWQRFKPQLWSMFDEPYSSNAAKIIGIVSVFFICVSILSFCLKTHPNMRVPIIKNITVNTSHNTTAWVLDKTQTNAHEAFFYIECVCNAWFTFEILVRFIASPNKCEFVKASVNIIDYIATLSFYIDLILQKFASHLENADILEFFSIIRIMRLFKLTRHSSGLKILMQTFRASAKELTLLVFFLVLGIVIFASLVYYAERIQANPHNDFNSIPLGLWWALVTMTTVGYGDMAPKTYVGMFVGALCALAGVLTIALPVPVIVSNFAMYYSHTQARAKLPKKRRRVLPVEQPRGPRLPGQGPPPQQQMNQPGCGMGGIGVGGGGHGPCAGVGGLPPNVAGAPVNTTGVPAVNRRMNAIKSNHPKDGAGPKVVGVSMTLNPNGVGVKAEPVMATGVVGVGGPRKQSATKT
- the LOC100568906 gene encoding potassium voltage-gated channel protein Shaw isoform X2, whose amino-acid sequence is MVGGHQPQSTGGANCTGTMMNILNIDAENRVVLNVGGIRHETYKATLKKIPATRLSRLTEALANYDPVLNEYFFDRHPGVFAQVLNYYRTGKLHYPTDVCGPLFEEELEFWGLDANQVEPCCWMTYTQHRDTQETLAVLDRLDLDTEKPSDEEMARKFGFEEAFFQGRLTWWQRFKPQLWSMFDEPYSSNAAKIIGIVSVFFICVSILSFCLKTHPNMRVPIIKNITVNTSHNTTAWVLDKTQTNAHEAFFYIECVCNAWFTFEILVRFIASPNKCEFVKASVNIIDYIATLSFYIDLILQKFASHLENADILEFFSIIRIMRLFKLTRHSSGLKILMQTFRASAKELTLLVFFLVLGIVIFASLVYYAERIQANPHNDFNSIPLGLWWALVTMTTVGYGDMAPKTYVGMFVGALCALAGVLTIALPVPVIVSNFAMYYSHTQARAKLPKKRRRVLPVEQPRGPRLPGQGPPPQQQMNQPGCGMGGIGVGGGGHGPCAGVGGLPPNVAGAPVNTTGVPAVNRRMNAIKSNHPKDGAGPKVETEPATRY